A stretch of Saccharomyces cerevisiae S288C chromosome IV, complete sequence DNA encodes these proteins:
- a CDS encoding gag-pol fusion protein (Retrotransposon TYA Gag and TYB Pol genes; transcribed/translated as one unit; polyprotein is processed to make a nucleocapsid-like protein (Gag), reverse transcriptase (RT), protease (PR), and integrase (IN); similar to retroviral genes) codes for MESQQLSQNSPNLHGSAYASVTSKEVPSNQDPLAVSASNLPEFDRDSTKVNSQQETTPGTSAVPENHHHVSPQPASVPPPQNGQYQQHGMMTPNKAMASNWAHYQQPSMMTCSHYQTSPAYYQPDPHYPLPQYIPPLSTSSPDPIDLKNQHSEIPQAKTKVGNNVLPPHTLTSEENFSTWVKFYIRFLKNSNLGDIIPNDQGEIKRQMTYEEHAYIYNTFQAFAPFHLLPTWVKQILEINYADILTVLCKSVSKMQTNNQELKDWIALANLEYDGSTSADTFEITVSTIIQRLKENNINVSDRLACQLILKGLSGDFKYLRNQYRTKTNMKLSQLFAEIQLIYDENKIMNLNKPSQYKQHSEYKNVSRTSPNTTNTKVTTRNYQRTNSSKPRAAKAHNIATSSKFSRVNNDHINESTVSSQYLSDDNELSLGQQQKESKPTHTIDSNDELPDHLLIDSGASQTLVRSAHYLHHATPNSEINIVDAQKQDIPINAIGNLHFNFQNGTKTSIKALHTPNIAYDLLSLSELANQNITACFTRNTLERSDGTVLAPIVKHGDFYWLSKKYLIPSHISKLTINNVNKSKSVNKYPYPLIHRMLGHANFRSIQKSLKKNAVTYLKESDIEWSNASTYQCPDCLIGKSTKHRHVKGSRLKYQESYEPFQYLHTDIFGPVHHLPKSAPSYFISFTDEKTRFQWVYPLHDRREESILNVFTSILAFIKNQFNARVLVIQMDRGSEYTNKTLHKFFTNRGITACYTTTADSRAHGVAERLNRTLLNDCRTLLHCSGLPNHLWFSAVEFSTIIRNSLVSPKNDKSARQHAGLAGLDITTILPFGQPVIVNNHNPDSKIHPRGIPGYALHPSRNSYGYIIYLPSLKKTVDTTNYVILQDKQSKLDQFNYDTLTFDDDLNRLTAHNQSFIEKNETEQSYDQNTESDHDYQSEIEINSDPLVNDFSSQSINPLQLDKEPVQKVRAPKEVDADISEYNILPSTIRSRTPHIINKESTEMGGTIESDTTSPRHSSTFTARNQKRPGSPNDMIDLTSQDRVNYGLENIKTTRLGGTEEPYIQRNSDTNIKYRTTNSTPSIDDRSSNSESTTPIISIETKAACDNTPSIDTDPPEYRSSDHATPNIMPDKSSKNVTADSILDDLPLPDLTNKSPTDTSDVSKDIPHIHSRQTNSSLGGMDDSNVLTTTKSKKRSLEDNETEIEVSRDTWNNKNMRSLEPPRSKKRINLIAAIKGVKSIKPVRTTLRYDEAITYNEDNKEKDRYIEAYHKEINQLLRMNTWDTNKYYDRNDIDPKKVINSMFIFNKKRDGTHKARFVARGDIQHPDTYDSDMQSNTVHHYALMTSLSIALDNDYYITQLDISSAYLYADIKEELYIRPPPHLGLNDKLLRLRKSLYGLKQSGANWYETIKSYLINCCDMQEVRGWSCVFKNSQVTICLFVDDMILFSKDLNANKKIITTLKKQYDTKIINLGEGDNEIQYDILGLEIKYQRSKYMKLGMEKSLTEKLPKLNVPLNPKGKKLRAPGQPGHYIDQDELEIDEDEYKEKVHEMQKLIGLASYVGYKFRFDLLYYINTLAQHILFPSRQVLDMTYELIQFMWDTRDKQLIWHKNKPTKPDNKLVAISDASYGNQPYYKSQIGNIFLLNGKVIGGKSTKASLTCTSTTEAEIHAVSEAIPLLNNLSHLVQELNKKPIIKGLLTDSRSTISIIKSTNEEKFRNRFFGTKAMRLRDEVSGNNLYVYYIETKKNIADVMTKPLPIKTFKLLTNKWIH; via the exons atggaatcccaacaattatctcaaaattcacccaATCTTCATGGTAGCGCCTAtgcttcggttacttctaaggaagtcccatcaaatcaagatccgttagccgtttcagcttccaattTACCGGAATTTGATAGAGATTCCACTAAGGTTAATTCTCAACAAGAGACAACACCTGGGAcatcagctgttccagagaaccatcatcatgtctctcctcaacctgcttcagtaccacctCCACAGAATGGACAGTACCAACAGCACGGCATGATGACCCCAAACAAAGCTATGGCCTCTAACTGGGCACATTACCAACAACCATCTATGATGACGTGTTCACATTATCAAACGTCACCTGCGTATTATCAACCGGACCCACACTATCCGTTGCCACAGTATATCCCACCACTGAGTACTTCCTCACCTGATCCAATcgatttaaaaaatcaacaCTCTGAAATACCTCAAGCTAAGACAAAGGTGGGAAATAACGTCTTACCACCACACACTTTaacatcagaagaaaacttttctacATGGGTTAAATTTTACAtcagatttttgaagaactcTAATCTCGGTGACATCATTCCAAATGACCAGGGtgaaatcaaaagacaaatgacttatgaagaacatgcgtatatatacaatacCTTCCAAGCATTTGCCccatttcatttattgcCAACATGggtaaaacaaattttagaaattaatTATGCTGACATCCTTACAGTCCTTTGTAAAAGTGTGTCCAAAATGCAAACTAACAATCAAGAATTAAAGGATTGGATAGCTCTTGCCAACCTTGAGTACGACGGAAGTACATCTGCTGatacatttgaaattacaGTCAGTACGATCATTCAGAggctaaaagaaaacaatatcaatgtTAGCGACAGATTGGCCTGTCAACTAATACTTAAAGGTCTATCCGGTGACTTCAAATACCTACGTAATCAATATCGTACCAAAACGAACATGAAACTTTCCCAATTATTCGCTGAAATTCAATTAATATATgacgaaaataaaatcatgaaTCTAAATAAACCGTCCCAATACAAACAACACAGCgaatacaaaaatgttTCTCGCACATCTCCAAACACGACTAACACAAAGGTTACAACTCGTAATTATCAGAGAACAAATAGTTCAAAACCAAGAGCAGCAAAAGCTCACAATATTGCTACATCTAGTAAATTCTCAAGGGTGAACAATGATCACATTAATGAATCAACCGTTTCATCACAATACTTAAGCGATGACAACGAACTTAGTCTT GGCCAGCAACAGAAAGAATCTAAGCCAACACACACAATAGACTCGAATGACGAACTACCTGATCACCTTCTTATTGATTCAGGAGCTTCGCAAACGCTTGTCAGATCAGCCCATTATTTACACCATGCAACACCCAATTCTGAAATAAACATAGTCGATGCTCAAAAACAAGACATTCCTATAAATGCCATTGGTAATCTTCACTTCAACTTTCAGAACGgcaccaaaacatcaataaaagcACTACACACACCAAACATAGCCTATGATCTATTAAGTTTGAGTGAGCTGGctaatcaaaatattactgCCTGCTTTACCAGAAACACTTTAGAAAGATCGGATGGTACAGTACTAGCTCCCATAGTCAAACatggagacttttactggTTATCTAAAAAATACCTAATTCCTTCGCACATTTCAAAGCTAACAATAAACAACGtcaacaaaagcaaaagcgTAAATAAATATCCATATCCGTTAATACATCGAATGCTTGGACATGCTAACTTCCGAAGTATTCAGAAGTCTCTTAAGAAGAATGCAGTTACATATTTGAAGGAATCGGATATTGAATGGTCTAACGCTAGCACatatcaatgtcctgaCTGTCtaatcggcaaaagcacGAAACATAGACATGTCAAAGGATCACGACTAAAGTACCAAGAATCATATGAGCCTTTTCAGTACTTGCATACCGATATATTTGGTCCTGTACATCACTTACCGAAAAGTGCACCTTCTTACTTTATATCGTTTACAGATGAGAAAACCAGATTCCAATGGGTGTACCCATTACACGACCGTCGTGAAGAATCTATCCTCAATGTTTTTACATCGATATTAGCATTTATTAAGAACCAATTCAATGCTCGCGTTCTAGTTATCCAGATGGATCGTGGCTCCGAGTACACTAACAAAACTCTTCATAAGTTCTTTACGAACAGAGGTATTACTGcatgctatacaaccacGGCAGATTCTAGAGCACACGGTGTCGCTGAACGATTAAATCGTACTTTATTAAACGATTGTCGCACACTGCTTCATTGCAGTGGTCTACCAAATCATCTATGGTTCTCAGCagtcgaattttctactataaTCAGAAATTCATTAGTCTCACCAAAAAACGAtaaatctgcaagacaacatgcAGGTTTAGCTGGACTGGACATTACTACTATACtacctttcggtcaaccGGTTATAGTTAACAACCATAATCCCGACTCgaaaatacatcctcgtggcaTTCCAGGTTACGCCTTACATCCGTCACGAAACTCTTATGGCTATATtatctatcttccatcattaaaaaagacagtAGATACTACCAATTACGTTATATTACAAGACAAGCAATCCAAATTGGACCAATTCAATTATGATACACTCACctttgatgatgatctCAATCGTTTAACAGCCCATAACCaatcttttattgaaaaaaatgaaacagAGCAGTCATATGATCAAAATACAGAATCTGATCATGACTATCAATCGGAGATTGAAATAAACTCTGATCCTCTAGTGAACGACTTCTCGTCCCAATCAATAAACCCTTTACAATTAGACAAGGAACCAGTCCAAAAAGTACGTGCaccaaaagaagttgatgccgacatatctgaatacaatattcttccatctaCTATACGATCTCGTACACCCcatatcattaataaagaGAGTACCGAAATGGGTGGTACCATTGAATCAGATACTACTTCACCTAGACACTCGTCTACCTTCACTGCACGAAACCAAAAGCGACCTGGTAGTCCCAATGATATGATTGATTTGACCTCACAGGATAGAGTTAATTATGGActtgaaaacatcaaaactACACGTTTGGGTGGTACGGAGGAACCATATATTCAACGAAATAGTGAtacaaatatcaaatacaGGACTACAAATAGTACGCCCTCAATAGATGACCGTTCGTCCAACAGTGAATCCACTACTCCCATCATCTCCATAGAAACAAAGGCTGCATGCGATAATACACCCTCCATTGATACGGATCCGCCAGAATATCGATCTTCTGACCATGCGACTCCTAATATAATGCCTGAcaaatcctcaaaaaatgttacGGCTGATTCTATTCTTGACGACCTCCCACTTCCTGACTTAACTAATAAATCTCCTACGGACACTTCTgatgtttcaaaagatattccacACATACACTCTCGTCAgactaattccagtttgggtggtatggatGATTCTAATGTTCTGACTACTACcaaaagtaagaaaagatcattagaagataatgaaactgaaattgaGGTATCCcgagacacatggaataataagaatatgAGAAGTCTGGAACCACcaagatcgaagaaacgtATAAATCTAATTGCTGCAATAAAAGgagtaaaatcaatcaaaccagTTCGAACGACCTTAAGATATGATGAAGCAATTACATATAATGaagacaacaaagaaaaagacagaTATATTGAAGCTTatcataaagaaattaacCAACTATTGAGAATGAACACTTGGGatacaaacaaatattatgataGAAATGACATAGATCCTAAGAAagtaataaactcaatgtttatatttaacaaaaaaCGTGATGGTACACACaaagctagatttgttgcaagaggcGACATTCAACACCCCGATACATATGATTCTGATatgcaatccaataccGTACATCACTATGCACTGATGACGTCATTGTCAATCGCATTAGACAATGACTATTATATCACACAGCTGGACATATCCTCTGCTTACTTATATGctgatatcaaagaagaattatacataagacctccaccacatttaggtttgaatgataagttACTACGTTTGAGAAAATCACTCTATGgtttgaaacaaagtggtgCAAACTGGTATGAAACCATTAAAtcatatttaataaattgttGCGACATGCAAGAAGTTCGCggatggtcatgcgtatttaagaatagtcaagtaacaatttgcttattcgttgatgatatgatattattcagcaaagacttaaatgcaaataagaaaatcataacaacactcaagaaacaatacgatacaaagataataaatctgggtgaaggtgataacgaaattcagtACGACATACTTGGATTAGagatcaaatatcaaagaagcaagtacatgaaattaggtatggaaaaatccttgacagaaaaattacccaaactaaacgtacctttgaacccaaaaggaaagaaacttagagctccaggtcaaccaggtcattatatagaccaggatgaactagaaatagatgaagatgaatataaagagaaagtacatgaaatgcaaaagttgattggtctagcttcatatgttggatataaatttagatttgacttactatactacatcaacacacttgctcaacatatactattcccctctaggcaagttttagacatgacatatgagttaatacaattcatgtgggacactagagataaacaattaatatggcacaaaaacaaacctaccaagccagataataaactagtCGCAATAAGCGATGCTTCATATGGTAACCAACCATATTACAAGTCACAAATTGGTAACATTTTCCTACTCAACGGAAAAGtgattggaggaaagtcgACAAAGGCTTCGTTAACATGCACTTCAACTacagaagcagaaatacacgcAGTCAGTGAAGCTATACCGCTATTGAATAACCTCAGTCACCTTGTGcaagaacttaacaagaaaccaattattaaaGGCTTACTTACTGATAGTAGATCAACgatcagtataattaagtctacaaatgaagagaaatttagaaacagattttttggcacaaaggcaatgagacttagagatgaagtatcaggtaataatttatacgtatactacatcgagaccaagaagaacattgctgatgtgatgacaaaacctcttccgataaaaacatttaaactattaactaacaaatggattcattag
- a CDS encoding uncharacterized protein (hypothetical protein; contained within the solo Ty1 LTR element YDRWdelta7), whose translation MESIFLHANITIIPHSVLYVSLSYYIINPCVSVSTNLDDYFSSFVSSSNTVYDNILVT comes from the coding sequence atggaatctatatttctacatgCTAATATTACGATCATTCCTCATTCagttttatatgtttcattatcctattacattatcaatccttgcgtttcagtttccactaatttagatgactatttctcatcatttgtgtcatcttctaacaccgtatatgataatatactagtaacataa
- the ARO3 gene encoding 3-deoxy-7-phosphoheptulonate synthase ARO3 (3-deoxy-D-arabino-heptulosonate-7-phosphate (DAHP) synthase; catalyzes the first step in aromatic amino acid biosynthesis and is feedback-inhibited by phenylalanine or high concentration of tyrosine or tryptophan), protein MFIKNDHAGDRKRLEDWRIKGYDPLTPPDLLQHEFPISAKGEENIIKARDSVCDILNGKDDRLVIVIGPCSLHDPKAAYDYADRLAKISEKLSKDLLIIMRAYLEKPRTTVGWKGLINDPDMNNSFQINKGLRISREMFIKLVEKLPIAGEMLDTISPQFLSDCFSLGAIGARTTESQLHRELASGLSFPIGFKNGTDGGLQVAIDAMRAAAHEHYFLSVTKPGVTAIVGTEGNKDTFLILRGGKNGTNFDKESVQNTKKQLEKAGLTDDSQKRIMIDCSHGNSNKDFKNQPKVAKCIYDQLTEGENSLCGVMIESNINEGRQDIPKEGGREGLKYGCSVTDACIGWESTEQVLELLAEGVRNRRKALKK, encoded by the coding sequence ATGTTCATTAAAAACGATCACGCCGGTGACAGGAAACGCTTGGAAGACTGGAGAATCAAAGGTTATGATCCATTAACCCCTCCAGATCTGCTTCAACATGAATTTCCAATTTCAGCCAAAGGTGAGGAAAACATTATCAAGGCAAGAGACTCCGTCtgtgatattttgaatggTAAAGATGATCGTTTAGTTATCGTGATCGGGCCATGTTCCCTACATGACCCCAAAGCCGCTTACGATTACGCTGACAGATTGGCtaaaatttcagaaaagTTGTCAAAAGACTTATTGATTATTATGAGAGCGTATTTAGAAAAACCAAGGACTACTGTTGGCTGGAAAGGGTTGATTAACGACCCTGATATGAATAactcttttcaaatcaatAAAGGTCTACGGATTTCGAGAGAAATGTTCATAAAACtggttgaaaaattacccaTTGCTGGTGAGATGTTGGATACCATTTCTCCGCAGTTTTTGAGTGATTGTTTCTCCTTGGGTGCCATCGGCGCCAGAACTACTGAATCCCAACTGCACAGAGAATTAGCATCCGGTCTATCTTTCCCTATTGGATTTAAGAACGGTACTGATGGTGGTTTGCAAGTCGCCATCGACGCTATGAGAGCCGCTGCACATGAACATTACTTCCTTTCTGTCACAAAGCCAGGTGTCACTGCTATCGTGGGCACTGAAGGTAACAAGGATACCTTCCTGATCTTGAGAGGTGGTAAGAACGGTACTAACTTTGACAAAGAAAGTGTTCAAAATACTAAGAAACAGTTAGAAAAGGCCGGTTTGACTGATGATTCCCAGAAAAGAATTATGATCGATTGTTCCCACGGCAACAGTAAtaaagatttcaagaaCCAACCAAAGGTTGCCAAATGTATTTATGACCAGCTGACGGAGGGTGAGAATAGTCTCTGTGGTGTTATGATTGAGTCCAACATAAATGAAGGTAGACAAGATATTCCCAAAGAAGGTGGCAGAGAGGGATTGAAGTATGGTTGTTCTGTTACGGATGCTTGTATTGGCTGGGAGTCCACCGAACAGGTATTGGAGCTATTGGCAGAAGGTGttagaaacagaagaaaggccttgaaaaaatag
- the CPP3 gene encoding cysteine-rich palmitoylated domain-containing protein CPP3 (Tail-anchored plasma membrane (PM) protein; C-terminal palmitoylation is required for membrane anchoring and protein stability; PM localization is polarized to the daughter cell; also localizes to the vacuolar membrane; may be involved in response to stress; upregulated by toxic concentrations of heavy metal ions and alkali; contains a conserved cysteine rich palmitoylated domain (CYSPD, aka CYSTM); CPP3 has a paralog, MNC1, that arose from the whole genome duplication): MRHHQNMHYAPQQQPVYVQQPPPRRESGGCCRTCCHFLCCLCLINLCCDVF, from the coding sequence ATGAGGCATCATCAAAATATGCATTATGCCccacaacaacaaccaGTCTATGTCCAACAGCCTCCTCCTCGGAGAGAATCCGGTGGTTGCTGTAGAACCTGTTGTCACTTCCTATGTTGTCTATGTTTAATTAACCTATGTTGTGACGTTTTTTAA
- the EHD3 gene encoding mitochondrial 37S ribosomal protein mS47 EHD3 (3-hydroxyisobutyryl-CoA hydrolase; member of a family of enoyl-CoA hydratase/isomerases; non-tagged protein is detected in highly purified mitochondria in high-throughput studies; phosphorylated; mutation affects fluid-phase endocytosis): protein MLRNTLKCAQLSSKYGFKTTTRTFMTTQPQLNVTDAPPVLFTVQDTARVITLNRPKKLNALNAEMSESMFKTLNEYAKSDTTNLVILKSSNRPRSFCAGGDVATVAIFNFNKEFAKSIKFFTDEYSLNFQIATYLKPIVTFMDGITMGGGVGLSIHTPFRIATENTKWAMPEMDIGFFPDVGSTFALPRIVTLANSNSQMALYLCLTGEVVTGADAYMLGLASHYVSSENLDALQKRLGEISPPFNNDPQSAYFFGMVNESIDEFVSPLPKDYVFKYSNEKLNVIEACFNLSKNGTIEDIMNNLRQYEGSAEGKAFAQEIKTKLLTKSPSSLQIALRLVQENSRDHIESAIKRDLYTAANMCMNQDSLVEFSEATKHKLIDKQRVPYPWTKKEQLFVSQLTSITSPKPSLPMSLLRNTSNVTWTQYPYHSKYQLPTEQEIAAYIEKRTNDDTGAKVTEREVLNHFANVIPSRRGKLGIQSLCKIVCERKCEEVNDGLRWK, encoded by the coding sequence ATGCTCAGAAATACGCTAAAATGTGCCCAATTGTCGTCTAAATACGGATTTAAAACTACCACACGTACATTCATGACTACTCAACCCCAGCTAAATGTCACCGACGCACCACCTGTGCTATTTACCGTTCAAGATACAGCTAGAGTTATCACGCTAAATAGGCCCAAAAAGCTCAATGCTTTGAACGCCGAAATGTCAGAATCCATGTTCAAGACTTTGAACGAGTATGCAAAGAGCGATACTACAAACTTAGTCATTTTAAAGTCATCCAACCGACCACGTTCGTTCTGTGCTGGTGGTGATGTAGCTACTGTGGCaatattcaattttaaCAAAGAATTTGCCAAGtccatcaaattttttactgatgaatattctttgaattttcaaatagCAACTTACTTGAAACCAATTGTTACCTTCATGGACGGTATCACCATGGGTGGCGGCGTTGGTCTATCCATTCACACGCCCTTTAGAATTGCTACAGAAAACACCAAATGGGCCATGCCCGAGATGGACATTGGTTTTTTTCCAGATGTAGGCTCAACTTTTGCTCTCCCTAGAATCGTGACATTGGCTAACTCAAACTCACAAATGGCCCTGTATCTATGTCTTACAGGAGAAGTAGTCACAGGAGCAGACGCTTATATGCTCGGCTTAGCGTCTCATTACGTCAGTAGTGAAAATTTAGATGCTTTGCAGAAAAGATTAGGTGAAATTAGCCCCCCTTTTAATAACGATCCACAATCTGCATACTTCTTCGGGATGGTTAACGAATCCATCGACGAATTCGTATCACCATTACCAAAAGATTATGTTTTCAAGTATTCTAACGAGAAATTAAACGTTATTGAAGCCTGTTTTAACTTGTCTAAAAATGGTACTATTGAAGACATAATGAATAACTTACGTCAATATGAAGGTTCTGCGGAAGGTAAGGCTTTCGCACAAGAAATCAAAACGAAATTGTTAACCAAGTCACCATCCTCTCTTCAAATCGCCTTGAGATTGGTGCAAGAGAATTCCAGAGATCACATAGAATCTGCTATCAAAAGAGACTTATACACAGCAGCTAACATGTGCATGAACCAGGACTCTTTGGTGGAATTCTCTGAAGCCACAAAGCATAAACTTATTGATAAACAAAGGGTCCCGTATCCATGGACAAAGAAGGAACAGTTATTTGTATCTCAGTTGACATCTATCACATCTCCTAAACCATCGCTACCAATGTCATTACTAAGAAATACCTCGAATGTTACTTGGACTCAATATCCCTACCATTCTAAATACCAATTGCCTACAGAACAGGAAATCGCTGCGtatattgaaaagagaaCGAATGATGACACTGGCGCCAAAGTTACCGAAAGAGAAGTACTAAATCACTTTGCCAATGTGATTCCTTCTAGAAGAGGGAAACTGGGTATCCAATCGCTATGTAAAATTGTTTgtgaaagaaaatgtgAAGAAGTTAACGATGGCTTAAGATGGAAATAA
- a CDS encoding gag protein (Retrotransposon TYA Gag gene co-transcribed with TYB Pol; translated as TYA or TYA-TYB polyprotein; Gag is a nucleocapsid protein that is the structural constituent of virus-like particles (VLPs); similar to retroviral Gag) has translation MESQQLSQNSPNLHGSAYASVTSKEVPSNQDPLAVSASNLPEFDRDSTKVNSQQETTPGTSAVPENHHHVSPQPASVPPPQNGQYQQHGMMTPNKAMASNWAHYQQPSMMTCSHYQTSPAYYQPDPHYPLPQYIPPLSTSSPDPIDLKNQHSEIPQAKTKVGNNVLPPHTLTSEENFSTWVKFYIRFLKNSNLGDIIPNDQGEIKRQMTYEEHAYIYNTFQAFAPFHLLPTWVKQILEINYADILTVLCKSVSKMQTNNQELKDWIALANLEYDGSTSADTFEITVSTIIQRLKENNINVSDRLACQLILKGLSGDFKYLRNQYRTKTNMKLSQLFAEIQLIYDENKIMNLNKPSQYKQHSEYKNVSRTSPNTTNTKVTTRNYQRTNSSKPRAAKAHNIATSSKFSRVNNDHINESTVSSQYLSDDNELSLRPATERI, from the coding sequence atggaatcccaacaattatctcaaaattcacccaATCTTCATGGTAGCGCCTAtgcttcggttacttctaaggaagtcccatcaaatcaagatccgttagccgtttcagcttccaattTACCGGAATTTGATAGAGATTCCACTAAGGTTAATTCTCAACAAGAGACAACACCTGGGAcatcagctgttccagagaaccatcatcatgtctctcctcaacctgcttcagtaccacctCCACAGAATGGACAGTACCAACAGCACGGCATGATGACCCCAAACAAAGCTATGGCCTCTAACTGGGCACATTACCAACAACCATCTATGATGACGTGTTCACATTATCAAACGTCACCTGCGTATTATCAACCGGACCCACACTATCCGTTGCCACAGTATATCCCACCACTGAGTACTTCCTCACCTGATCCAATcgatttaaaaaatcaacaCTCTGAAATACCTCAAGCTAAGACAAAGGTGGGAAATAACGTCTTACCACCACACACTTTaacatcagaagaaaacttttctacATGGGTTAAATTTTACAtcagatttttgaagaactcTAATCTCGGTGACATCATTCCAAATGACCAGGGtgaaatcaaaagacaaatgacttatgaagaacatgcgtatatatacaatacCTTCCAAGCATTTGCCccatttcatttattgcCAACATGggtaaaacaaattttagaaattaatTATGCTGACATCCTTACAGTCCTTTGTAAAAGTGTGTCCAAAATGCAAACTAACAATCAAGAATTAAAGGATTGGATAGCTCTTGCCAACCTTGAGTACGACGGAAGTACATCTGCTGatacatttgaaattacaGTCAGTACGATCATTCAGAggctaaaagaaaacaatatcaatgtTAGCGACAGATTGGCCTGTCAACTAATACTTAAAGGTCTATCCGGTGACTTCAAATACCTACGTAATCAATATCGTACCAAAACGAACATGAAACTTTCCCAATTATTCGCTGAAATTCAATTAATATATgacgaaaataaaatcatgaaTCTAAATAAACCGTCCCAATACAAACAACACAGCgaatacaaaaatgttTCTCGCACATCTCCAAACACGACTAACACAAAGGTTACAACTCGTAATTATCAGAGAACAAATAGTTCAAAACCAAGAGCAGCAAAAGCTCACAATATTGCTACATCTAGTAAATTCTCAAGGGTGAACAATGATCACATTAATGAATCAACCGTTTCATCACAATACTTAAGCGATGACAACGAACTTAGTCTTAGGCCAGCAACAGAAAGAATCTAA